GTTGGAAATTTCCTGCGTACGCGTCTCCAGCAGTGCAGCATCGCCGCGCGTTTCCACGTTCAGACGCAGCAGCGGCTCGGTGTTGGAGCTGCGCAGGTTGAAGCGCCATTGCCCGAAGTCGGCGCTGATGCCGTCGGTGTAATCCAGCTCCGGTGACTGATCACCGTAATGCGCCATGACGCGTGCAACCGCGGCCTTCGCGTCGTCGACCTTGAAATTGATCTCGCCGCTGCAGGGGAACTTCTGCATGCGCGCTTCGACCAGGTCCGCCAGCGAACGGCCCGATTGCGAGACCAGCTCGGCGATCAGCAGCCACGGAATCATGCCCGAGTCGGCGTAGGCGAATTCGCGGAAGTAATGGTGCGCGCTCATTTCGCCACCATAGACGGCATTTTCGCTGCGCATCTTTTCCTTGATGAAGGCGTGGCCACTCTTGCACAGCACCGGAATGCCGCCGGCGTCTTCCACCATCTCCACCGTGTTCCAGGTCAGGCGCGGGTCGTGCACGACCTTGCCGCCGGGCTGCTTGGCCAGGATGGCTTGCGCCAGCAGGCCGACCAGGTAATAGCCCTCGATGAAGCGGCCAGTGTGATCGAAGAAGAAGCAACGATCGAAGTCGCCATCCCAGGCAATCCCGAAGTCGGCGCCGTGTTCCTTGACCGCCTTGGCGGTGGCGTCGCGGTTTTCCGGCAGCAGCGGGTTGGGGATGCCGTTGGGGAAGTTGCCATCGGGCTCGTGGAAGACGCGCACGAATTCGAATGGCAGATGCGGTGCCAGCAGGTCGACGATCAGGCCGGCGCCGCCGTTGCCGGCGTTGACCACCAGCTTGAGCGGCTTGAGCGTGCTGCGGTCTACGTAGCTGAGCAGGTGCTCCAGATACGCGGTCTTGTCGGTGCGGCTGTGCTCGGCAGCGGTGGGCTCGCCTGCAGCGGCAGTGTCGGCCGCGACCGTGTCGCGGATGGCGAACAGGCCGGTATCGGAGCTGATCGGCCGCGCCTGCTCACGCACCAGCTTCATGCCGTTGTAGTCCATCGGGTTGTGGCTGGCGGTGACCATCACGCCGCCGGCGGCCTTGAGGTGATCGGTCTGGAAATAGACCTCCTCGGTGCCACACAGGCCAATGTCGATCACCTCGCGGCCGCTGGCACGCAGGCCGGCAGACAGGGCTTCCTGCAGTGCCGGGCTCGCCAGGCGCACATCGTGGCCCAGGACCACGGGCCCTTGATCCAGCTGCGCCGCCAGTGCCACGCCGATGCGGCGGGCCAAGTCCTCGTTGAGTTCATCCGGCACGCGGCCGCGAATATCGTAGGCCTTGAAGGCGGGTAGCGTCATGGGCAATTCCTCGGGTGGGGGACAGCCGAGTTTAGCGGCTGCGCCGTGTCTTGGGTGTGGCGGAATTGCGACCGAGGACAGGGAACAGTCAGCGGCTAGAATGCCCGCTTCGCATCAGCGAGGTGAGAGCGGTGATGAACCAAGTTGCAAGGGGGGCGGGCGCCAAGCGCTATGCCGATGCCAAGGCGGCGCTGGCCGGCGTGGTGGCCGATGGACAGACGCTGGCGGTTGGCGGCTTCGGGCTGTGCGGCATTCCGGAAGCCTTGATCGCTGCGCTGCGCGACAGCGCGGTGAGCGGCCTGACGGTGATTTCCAACAACGCAGGCGTGGATGGCTTCGGCCTGGGCCAATTGCTGGCGACCCGCCAGATTCGCAAGATGATTTCGTCTTATGTGGGCGAGAACAAGGAATTCGAACGCCAATATCTGGCCGGCGAACTCGAGCTGGAATTCAACCCGCAGGGCACGCTGGCCGAGCGCCTGCGTGCGGGCGGTGCGGGCATTCCCGCGTTCTACACCGCCACCGGCTACGGCACCATCGTGGCCTACGGCAAGGAGACGCGCGAGTTCGATGGCAAGCATTACGTGTTGGAAACCGCGTTGCAGGCCGACGTTGCGCTGATCAAGGCGTGGCGCGCCGATACTGCCG
The nucleotide sequence above comes from Xanthomonas campestris pv. campestris str. ATCC 33913. Encoded proteins:
- a CDS encoding phosphohexose mutase: MTLPAFKAYDIRGRVPDELNEDLARRIGVALAAQLDQGPVVLGHDVRLASPALQEALSAGLRASGREVIDIGLCGTEEVYFQTDHLKAAGGVMVTASHNPMDYNGMKLVREQARPISSDTGLFAIRDTVAADTAAAGEPTAAEHSRTDKTAYLEHLLSYVDRSTLKPLKLVVNAGNGGAGLIVDLLAPHLPFEFVRVFHEPDGNFPNGIPNPLLPENRDATAKAVKEHGADFGIAWDGDFDRCFFFDHTGRFIEGYYLVGLLAQAILAKQPGGKVVHDPRLTWNTVEMVEDAGGIPVLCKSGHAFIKEKMRSENAVYGGEMSAHHYFREFAYADSGMIPWLLIAELVSQSGRSLADLVEARMQKFPCSGEINFKVDDAKAAVARVMAHYGDQSPELDYTDGISADFGQWRFNLRSSNTEPLLRLNVETRGDAALLETRTQEISNLLRG
- a CDS encoding CoA transferase subunit A, whose translation is MNQVARGAGAKRYADAKAALAGVVADGQTLAVGGFGLCGIPEALIAALRDSAVSGLTVISNNAGVDGFGLGQLLATRQIRKMISSYVGENKEFERQYLAGELELEFNPQGTLAERLRAGGAGIPAFYTATGYGTIVAYGKETREFDGKHYVLETALQADVALIKAWRADTAGNLVFRKTARNFNPACAMAGRVCIAEVEEIVELGAIDPDQVHLPGIYIDRLVLNATPEKRIEQRTVRQGDK